One genomic region from Nostoc sp. C052 encodes:
- a CDS encoding ATP-grasp domain-containing protein, translated as MIFLFPSDYFNPKKADAAYSEQVACIQNAGFTTGVISLESLGTGSSKIIPAPTPGSKVVYRGWMLSSGDYELLVSVVESIGASVLTSVAEYLATHYLINWYPLITGLTPETKFYSVDDDLENQLNRLGWDGFFIKDYVKSLKTSVGSIINQPSQIKTVVAEMQKFRGTIEGGICVRRIEDFVLETERRYFVLSGKPFAALPDEEIPEIVFECAKRIESQFFSVDVIERRDGTKRIVEIGDGQVSDIIGWTAERFAQLWIDS; from the coding sequence GTGATATTTCTTTTTCCTAGCGATTACTTCAATCCTAAAAAAGCGGATGCAGCCTACTCGGAGCAAGTTGCTTGTATACAAAATGCTGGGTTTACAACTGGTGTTATTTCTTTAGAGTCGTTAGGAACGGGTTCATCAAAGATTATTCCAGCCCCAACTCCTGGCTCAAAAGTGGTCTACCGGGGTTGGATGCTCTCGTCTGGAGATTATGAGTTATTAGTTAGTGTTGTAGAAAGTATAGGGGCAAGTGTTTTAACTTCTGTGGCTGAGTATCTAGCTACACATTATCTGATCAATTGGTATCCTTTAATTACTGGTTTGACTCCAGAGACTAAATTTTATTCCGTCGATGATGATTTAGAGAACCAATTGAATCGACTTGGCTGGGATGGATTTTTTATCAAAGATTATGTTAAGTCTCTCAAAACCTCAGTTGGCTCCATAATTAATCAACCTTCGCAAATCAAAACAGTAGTTGCCGAAATGCAAAAGTTTCGAGGCACGATTGAGGGAGGTATTTGTGTGCGGCGGATTGAAGATTTTGTGCTTGAAACGGAGAGGCGTTACTTTGTCCTATCTGGTAAACCTTTTGCTGCTTTACCAGATGAAGAAATTCCAGAGATTGTCTTTGAGTGTGCCAAGCGAATTGAGAGCCAGTTTTTCTCTGTTGATGTGATAGAGCGTAGAGATGGTACTAAGCGAATCGTAGAAATTGGTGATGGGCAGGTATCAGATATTATTGGATGGACGGCTGAACGTTTTGCTCAACTGTGGATTGATAGTTAA
- a CDS encoding Rpn family recombination-promoting nuclease/putative transposase, with amino-acid sequence MIDHDRLFKELLSTFFIDFLDLFLPQVASQIDRNSIQLLPQEVFNDVTSGEKKEIDLLAQVRYQQQDTCFLIHVENQSYTETAFAKRMFKYFARLHEKYDLPIYPVVIFSFDEPKRAEPQNYCVTFGDLKVLEFQFVAIQLNRLSWRDFLTQPNPVAAALMSKMNISKQERPQVKAECLRLLATLKLDPARMQLISGEELIRI; translated from the coding sequence ATGATTGACCACGACCGCCTTTTCAAAGAATTATTATCTACGTTTTTTATTGATTTCCTTGATTTGTTTCTACCTCAAGTAGCCAGCCAAATAGATCGTAATTCCATCCAGCTTTTACCCCAAGAAGTATTTAATGATGTCACTTCTGGCGAAAAGAAGGAAATTGATTTACTGGCGCAGGTGCGTTATCAACAGCAAGATACTTGTTTTCTAATTCATGTTGAAAACCAGTCTTACACTGAAACAGCCTTTGCAAAGCGGATGTTTAAATATTTTGCGCGCCTACATGAAAAGTATGATTTACCGATTTACCCAGTTGTAATTTTTTCTTTTGATGAACCCAAACGCGCCGAACCCCAAAATTATTGCGTCACCTTTGGAGATTTAAAAGTGCTGGAATTTCAGTTTGTAGCAATCCAGTTGAATCGTTTAAGTTGGCGCGATTTTCTCACGCAGCCAAATCCGGTAGCGGCAGCATTAATGTCAAAGATGAATATTTCCAAGCAAGAACGTCCACAGGTGAAGGCGGAATGTTTGCGGCTGCTGGCGACCTTAAAATTAGACCCAGCAAGGATGCAACTAATTTCTGGGGAAGAGTTGATACGTATTTGA